The Microcoleus sp. FACHB-831 DNA segment GCGGCAATTTGCACGAGTACGTCAGGACAAGCGCGATTTTCTTGCACCATAGACTTAATTCCTCGGATGTGTCCTTCAATCCGAGACAGCCGATTAACTACACGTCGCAGTGATTCTTCGCTGTGGACGTGATCGTGGTGATGCTCTTCATCCCCATGAAAGTGAACGCGATCGCCAACGGGCAAGGTTTCATCAGTTAGCATTCGATTCCGGTCGTGCAAAGTTAATAGGCTAGCAGCAGTATTAAACATCCTAGCCCAGAAGGGTGGCAATAGTGGAGAGCCAACGGGTCATGTCAGAGAACTGTAAAAATAGATATAGAAATATTTGTGGCAATCGATAGACAATCACGAAACTTGATGCTATGACATTTTCAAATTTTTCTCGCTTTTTACGCCAACTTGCTACCTATCTATTTGCCACCCTTCTGGGAGCCGTTTTAACAGCTAGTGTAGTGCTGCCAGCAAGGGCAGGGGAGCGATCGCTTGTGTCTCCCAAACCACCACTTGTAGCGCAGCGAACCGACAAGGTCGGCGCTTCGCTATCGGCTGAAGCAGCGATCGCATCTAATGGCAGCAGTTTTGTGACAGCATCCGTTAATCGCGTCGGTTCAGCCGTAGTCAGAATTGATACCGAGCGCACTGTCACCCGCAAGCTCGATCCGATGTTTGATGACCCCTTCTTCCGGCGCTTTTTTGGTGACGATCTAGGGATGCGGATGCCTCAACAAGAGCGCCTGCGGGGTCAAGGTTCTGGCTTCATAATTGACCGAAGCGGCATAATCCTGACAAATTCCCACGTTATCAACAAAGCGGATAAAGTCACAGTCACCCTCAAGGATGGCCGCACTTACACGGGCAAAGTCCAAGGTGCGGATGAAGTGACAGATTTAGCGGTCGTCAAAATAGAAGGAGGCAGCGATTTACCAGTAGCGCCTCTGGGAGATTCCGATATAGTGCAGGTAGGAGACTGGGCGATCGCCGTCGGCAACCCCCTCGGACTCGATAACACCGTCACCCTCGGCATTATCAGCACCCTCAAACGCTCCAGCGCCCAAGTAGGCATCCCAGATAAGCGTCTAGACTTCATTCAAACCGACGCCGCCATCAACCCCGGTAACTCCGGCGGGCCGCTATTAAACAGTCAAGGAGAAGTAATTGGCATCAACACAGCCATTCGCCCCGATGCAATGGGCATTGGCTTCGCCATTCCGATCAACAAAGCCAA contains these protein-coding regions:
- a CDS encoding metal-sensing transcriptional repressor, producing MLTDETLPVGDRVHFHGDEEHHHDHVHSEESLRRVVNRLSRIEGHIRGIKSMVQENRACPDVLVQIAAVRGALDRVARMILDEHLTSCIARAAKEGNIEAEIVELKAALDRFLP
- a CDS encoding HhoA/HhoB/HtrA family serine endopeptidase, whose protein sequence is MTFSNFSRFLRQLATYLFATLLGAVLTASVVLPARAGERSLVSPKPPLVAQRTDKVGASLSAEAAIASNGSSFVTASVNRVGSAVVRIDTERTVTRKLDPMFDDPFFRRFFGDDLGMRMPQQERLRGQGSGFIIDRSGIILTNSHVINKADKVTVTLKDGRTYTGKVQGADEVTDLAVVKIEGGSDLPVAPLGDSDIVQVGDWAIAVGNPLGLDNTVTLGIISTLKRSSAQVGIPDKRLDFIQTDAAINPGNSGGPLLNSQGEVIGINTAIRPDAMGIGFAIPINKAKAIKDQLARGQKVSHPYLGIQLFNLTPELAAENNSDPNSPFEVPEVNGVLVVKVLPNTPAAEFGIRRGDVIVQIDEQPVTSADQLQALVENSHVGQVLQLKVVRGNETASLGVRTGQLENQS